In the genome of Candidatus Thermoplasmatota archaeon, one region contains:
- a CDS encoding 30S ribosomal protein S17e has product MGRIRTTFIKRIAKELVHKFPDEFSLDYEHNKKKVMELTDVKTQTMRNKIAGYITRYKSYYESRIK; this is encoded by the coding sequence AACCACGTTTATAAAAAGGATTGCAAAAGAGCTAGTTCATAAATTTCCAGATGAGTTCAGTTTAGATTACGAGCATAACAAGAAGAAAGTTATGGAGCTTACAGATGTAAAAACGCAGACAATGCGCAATAAAATCGCAGGCTATATAACAAGGTATAAGTCTTATTATGAAAGTAGAATCAAATGA